The sequence TAACGCGCTGCTTCATCCGCTCATAAGAGGATTCATACTCCTGCATCTTTGCTTCGCTCGCCCCTTTGGGAAGCGGAGGAATGAGCTTTTGGACGATCTTTTCGATCACATAGGCGTCAATCCCCTCTTGATTCTTCTCTTTGTGCTCCTCTTTAACCAGCGCAATCGCCGCACCCACAAGATCTCGAACCATCGACTCCACATCACGACCGACAAATCCCACCTCGGTGTATTTGCTCGCCTCCACTTTGATAAAAGGCAAACCCATCATGCGCGCCATTCGCCTAGCAATCTCCGTCTTTCCTACGCCCGTGGAGCCGATCATGAGGATGTTTTTAGGAATCACCTCCTCTTGCATCTCTTTGGATAGCTTCATGCGCCTGTATCGATTCCTAAGCGCGATCGCTACGCGCTTCTTTGCCTCTTTTTGCCCGATGATATACTCATCTAAGTAGGCAACAATCTCCTTGGGCGTCATTGCTTGCTTCACGCCTGCTCCTTAAAGTTCTAAAAGTTTGATGTTGGTGTTGGTGTAGATGCAGAGTTCACCCGCGATCAGTAGCGATTCTCTCACTAGCTCTGATTCGGGAAGATCGGCAAATTTATCCAGTGCTCTAGCCGCTGAGAGAGCGTAGTTCCCCCCGCTTCCAATGGCTGCAATCTTGCCATCTTCAGGCTCCACCACATCCCCTGTGCCGCTCAAGATAAAGAGACGCTCTCTATCCATCACAATCATCATCGCCTCAAGGCGTCTTAGATATTTATCCTTGCGCCACTCTTTAGAAAAATCGATCACCGACTTCACCAAATCGCCCTTACGATTCTCTAAAATCCGCTCAAACATCTCAAAAAGCGTGAATGCATCCGCCGTGCTACCCGCAAATCCGCTCAAAATCTTGCCATTATAGAGCATACGAATCTTGGTCGCATTGCCCTTTAGGACGCAGTTACCAAAGGTCACCTGCCCATCTCCGCCAATCACGGAGTGATTCTCGCCTTTATAGGCGAGAATCGTAGTGGCTTCAAACATTGCTTCCCTCGACATCAATCTTGAGCTCGGCATGGATTCCATGCCCAAGCTTCACCTCAATCTCATAAATTCCAGTGCTTTTGATGGGGGTTTTGAGCTCAAAACTCTTCTTGTCCACTTCAATTCCTTTTTGCGCCATCAAGGCTGCACTTAGGTCTTCTTTGGTGATCGCACCATAAAGTGAACCATTGGCACCCACTTTTTGGACGATTTTAAGCGTCACGCTCGCCAACTCTTTGGCAACATTTTTGAGTCTCTCAAGCTCTTGTGCCTCTTTTTCAGCGCGTCTTTTTTGCTCCGCTTTCCATCGATTAATCACTTCATTAGTCGCTATTTCAGCCATGCCTTTGCCCACGAGAAAGTTTCGTCCATAGCCATCTTTGACTTCATGAATCTCGCCTGCTTTGCCTAGGCCTTTAACCTCTTTGGTCAATAATACTTTCATGTTAAAACTCCTTTAATTTTTATCCATTTTAACGAAAAAAACTTTATGCTTTGGAAGAGAGACTCGCTTCGATAAACTCTTTGGAGCAGTAGATTCCGCAGTGACAATGCCCCTCATGGGGGATTTCATGAGCAAGAGCTGGCTTGCAGGGACAGAGGCGATCTTCCTTGGTGTGGGTCACAAAAAAACAGGGGCAGTAGCGCTTACCATGGAGCATTTTGTGGCGTGTCAAGCCTAGCTGAATTGACTCATTCACCTCAGAATCAGGATTATAGAAAAATCCAAACTGCTGGATAACCTTGTCGGTGAATTGCTTGGTTTTCTGAAGCTCACTCAAGAATTCAGGAGAGTTCATGTCGATTTTTTGGGTAGAATCAGAGGCCAAAAGATTTCCTTGGTGAATTTTTGCCCTAATCCTAATGTAAAGAAGGTAAAAAACCCCTTGCAAACCCTCCCCTGTCCGCTTGAAATTCGCCGCTCCCCCCAAACCAAAAGAGTCCGTCTCACCCTAGGAGCTGACCTCATTTTGCGACTCAGCGCCCCCATGGGCTACCCCAAACATCGCTGCTTGGAGTTTGTCCATGCCCAGCATGAATGGATCACTTTGCACCTAGAGCGCCTCACGAAAGCCAAAGAGAATCTAGAAGAGATTTTAAGCGCACACGAAGGAGAGATTCTTCTGGCTGGAGAGTGGGTCTCGCTCGCCTCTCTTCCTAGGCCCTGCCCCAAATCTCTGCGCACACTCTTTCAAGAGAGGCTCAAAGATCGCCTAGCGTTTTGGAGCGACCAAATGGGGCTCTACCCAGAGCGATTCTCCCTCCGCAAAACCAAAAATCGCCTAGGGAGCTGCTCCTCTAATGGGGCGCTCTCCTTCTCGCTCCAACTTCTCTTTGTCCCTTTAGAGGTGCTTGATTATGTGATCGTGCACGAACTGGCCCACCTCAAGCACCCCAATCATTCCAAAGCTTTTTGGAGTCTCGTCCGCTCCCATCTTCCCTCTTTCCATGAATCAAAAATTTACCTCCGCCAGCACCACGCCCTCCACCTTCGATTGCAAGAGAGAATTTAGCACTAAAATACAAATAGTGCTAAAAAATATTGACATTTACTCTCTATTGGGATAGAATTCTCCCAAAGTTGATTGTATGTGTATCAACTTTAATGACTTAGTAGTCATAAATAAATCAATAGGAGGTTCTATCATGTTTTTGACTCGATTTGATCCCCTAAGGGATTTAAAAGAG comes from Wolinella succinogenes DSM 1740 and encodes:
- a CDS encoding ferredoxin-thioredoxin reductase catalytic domain-containing protein, which translates into the protein MASDSTQKIDMNSPEFLSELQKTKQFTDKVIQQFGFFYNPDSEVNESIQLGLTRHKMLHGKRYCPCFFVTHTKEDRLCPCKPALAHEIPHEGHCHCGIYCSKEFIEASLSSKA
- a CDS encoding M48 family metallopeptidase yields the protein MQTLPCPLEIRRSPQTKRVRLTLGADLILRLSAPMGYPKHRCLEFVHAQHEWITLHLERLTKAKENLEEILSAHEGEILLAGEWVSLASLPRPCPKSLRTLFQERLKDRLAFWSDQMGLYPERFSLRKTKNRLGSCSSNGALSFSLQLLFVPLEVLDYVIVHELAHLKHPNHSKAFWSLVRSHLPSFHESKIYLRQHHALHLRLQERI
- the rplI gene encoding 50S ribosomal protein L9 is translated as MKVLLTKEVKGLGKAGEIHEVKDGYGRNFLVGKGMAEIATNEVINRWKAEQKRRAEKEAQELERLKNVAKELASVTLKIVQKVGANGSLYGAITKEDLSAALMAQKGIEVDKKSFELKTPIKSTGIYEIEVKLGHGIHAELKIDVEGSNV
- the hslV gene encoding ATP-dependent protease subunit HslV; this encodes MFEATTILAYKGENHSVIGGDGQVTFGNCVLKGNATKIRMLYNGKILSGFAGSTADAFTLFEMFERILENRKGDLVKSVIDFSKEWRKDKYLRRLEAMMIVMDRERLFILSGTGDVVEPEDGKIAAIGSGGNYALSAARALDKFADLPESELVRESLLIAGELCIYTNTNIKLLEL